In the Colwellia sp. 20A7 genome, one interval contains:
- a CDS encoding gluconeogenesis factor YvcK family protein codes for MQLNQLNIVAIGGGHGLGRVLSTLSFMGDKLTGIVTTTDNGGSTGKLRKRSSSIAWGDLRNCLTELVDNDSIGSQLFNFRFDGDDELGGHNLGNLILYGLGEVQSRPLDSIKLVRRMLRVRTQVLPMSETPTDLMAFYPEGRCRVGELSVDEMSIMPKNLMLAPLVKSIKPCIDAINNADLIILGPGSFLTSIVPPLLIRDISNALANRKGHCVFIDNVVLENSPAAKLSIDERLSWINDNIGCLPIDSVICQDPEVKSDKVNIICRDLAHNKVPHHHDKKKLISALEDCLASVDYKKRVS; via the coding sequence ATGCAGTTAAATCAATTAAATATTGTTGCTATTGGTGGTGGCCATGGTTTGGGTAGAGTGCTATCTACTCTTTCATTTATGGGTGACAAACTGACAGGTATAGTAACAACAACCGATAATGGTGGTTCAACAGGTAAATTAAGAAAGCGCAGTAGCTCTATTGCCTGGGGTGACTTAAGAAACTGTTTAACTGAACTTGTCGACAATGACTCTATAGGTAGTCAACTTTTTAATTTTCGCTTTGATGGCGATGATGAATTGGGCGGTCATAATTTAGGTAACCTTATTTTATACGGGTTAGGAGAAGTACAATCTCGACCTTTAGACTCAATTAAACTCGTTAGGCGAATGTTAAGAGTTCGTACACAAGTATTACCAATGTCTGAGACACCAACCGACTTAATGGCGTTTTATCCAGAAGGCCGTTGCCGCGTTGGAGAGCTTTCTGTTGATGAAATGTCAATTATGCCTAAAAACTTAATGCTAGCGCCTTTAGTGAAGTCTATTAAGCCTTGTATTGATGCTATTAACAATGCTGATCTAATTATCTTAGGTCCAGGTAGTTTTTTAACTAGTATAGTGCCGCCATTGCTAATAAGAGATATTAGTAACGCTCTTGCCAATAGAAAAGGTCACTGTGTTTTTATTGATAATGTAGTGTTGGAAAACAGTCCTGCAGCTAAACTGTCGATCGATGAGAGACTAAGTTGGATCAATGATAATATTGGCTGTTTACCAATAGATAGTGTTATTTGTCAGGACCCAGAAGTGAAATCAGATAAAGTGAATATTATTTGCCGGGATTTAGCGCATAATAAAGTTCCTCATCATCATGATAAAAAGAAACTCATTAGCGCACTTGAAGATTGTTTAGCGAGTGTTGATTACAAAAAAAGAGTAAGTTGA
- the dcd gene encoding dCTP deaminase: MRLSDKDIEQYLADEEIIILPKPDSSMISGVSVDIRLGNEFRVFQAHAAPYIDLSGPKIEMQEAMNSVMSDEINIADGDAFFLHPGELALAVTYESVTLPDNIVGWLDGRSSLARLGLMVHVTAHRIDPGWSGQIVLEFYNSGKLPLALRPKMKIAALNFETMSSSALRPYNKRTDAKYRDQKGAVASRISEDKQSTNKEE, encoded by the coding sequence ATGAGATTAAGCGATAAAGATATAGAACAATACCTAGCAGATGAAGAAATAATTATTTTACCAAAACCTGATAGCTCAATGATTTCAGGGGTTAGTGTTGATATTCGTTTAGGTAATGAATTTCGTGTTTTTCAAGCCCATGCAGCACCTTATATTGACTTAAGTGGCCCAAAAATTGAAATGCAAGAAGCAATGAACTCAGTAATGAGTGATGAAATTAATATTGCAGATGGCGATGCTTTTTTTCTACACCCTGGGGAACTTGCATTAGCCGTTACTTATGAGTCGGTTACTTTACCTGATAATATAGTTGGTTGGTTAGATGGCCGTTCTTCACTGGCTAGACTTGGTTTAATGGTGCACGTTACCGCACATAGAATTGATCCTGGTTGGTCAGGACAAATTGTTTTAGAATTTTACAATTCAGGAAAGCTACCATTGGCGCTTCGCCCAAAAATGAAAATAGCAGCACTTAACTTTGAAACTATGTCGTCAAGTGCTTTGCGTCCTTACAATAAAAGAACTGATGCTAAGTACAGAGATCAAAAGGGTGCTGTAGCGAGTAGAATTAGTGAAGATAAGCAATCTACCAACAAAGAAGAATAG
- a CDS encoding cation:dicarboxylate symporter family transporter: protein MFKKLTSVLSNTPASLLILISMFIGLVVGATTSTVYSGVNEIADAFVMLLQMTALPYIALSLIIGIGSLSEHRISGTIKKSLAILISLTATVLLFILITPIAFPDWESADFYSLSTIKTVQELDILKLFIPTNPFYSFANGLIPSVVMFSILVGIGLMKVKAKKQTLMALIGLNKAIINVSSMVIKLAPLAIFCIALRAAATIDSSQIDGLLVYIVSASVLVLLLAFLIIPAIIATITPLGYREILKASREAMITAFATGSFFIVIPLIVEKTKQLIERMPVDNVHLRTDAVIAPSIIVPIGFSLPIGGKLLALLFVLFAAWFSGSEVNASHYLYLLTAGLPQLFSSSSVAMPNLLEIFNVPSSMYELFLVSENLIVGRLSALLSVVFSSSLAILIATSMLKQLTFKWSKFNKYLILLPVISVVAFLALRFTFDSISYQYQGYTKFIERDFIMYNTKSKVLEAPTNVKANSQPNVDVLTRISNRGFIRVGYFRDDLPYAFHNNEGKLVGFDIEVLNLLADDLEVTIEFVRIFHNEAQKLLSSGYLDMTTGIPLIPNNMKKFTLTVPYSSQSLAFIVPDGRRSEFTNWENIVSNEELIIGIPELYYSENLVSRHFEHGKIWEISTPRLYFKKEYDHIDAMLIGAPTASAWTLLHPEYTVVTPKPAQAPLSMAFAINNKDTAFELFMRNWIQIKKQNNNIDRLFEYWIAGKE from the coding sequence ATGTTCAAAAAACTAACAAGTGTACTAAGCAATACACCTGCTTCTTTGCTAATTTTAATCTCTATGTTTATCGGTTTAGTCGTTGGTGCAACGACATCAACCGTTTATTCGGGGGTAAATGAAATAGCTGATGCCTTTGTCATGCTTTTACAAATGACAGCGCTTCCTTATATTGCGTTATCATTAATTATTGGTATAGGTAGCCTCTCAGAGCATAGAATAAGCGGCACGATTAAAAAGAGTTTAGCTATTCTTATTTCATTAACTGCAACCGTATTGCTCTTTATTTTAATTACGCCCATTGCCTTTCCAGACTGGGAAAGTGCTGATTTTTATAGCTTAAGCACAATAAAAACTGTACAAGAGCTCGATATTCTTAAACTTTTTATACCAACTAATCCTTTTTATTCATTTGCTAACGGTTTAATCCCAAGCGTTGTTATGTTTAGCATTCTGGTCGGCATTGGCTTAATGAAGGTAAAAGCTAAAAAACAGACCTTAATGGCTTTAATAGGCTTAAACAAAGCCATTATTAATGTTAGCTCTATGGTAATTAAATTAGCGCCATTAGCTATTTTTTGCATAGCGTTACGTGCTGCAGCAACAATCGATAGTTCACAAATTGATGGATTACTTGTGTATATAGTTTCCGCCAGTGTTTTAGTTCTGCTTTTAGCCTTTTTGATAATACCTGCAATTATTGCCACGATTACACCTTTGGGTTATAGGGAAATACTAAAGGCCTCACGTGAAGCAATGATAACTGCCTTTGCTACCGGAAGCTTTTTTATTGTTATTCCGCTGATTGTTGAAAAAACTAAACAGTTAATTGAAAGAATGCCGGTAGATAATGTCCATTTACGCACAGATGCTGTTATTGCCCCGAGTATCATTGTTCCAATTGGCTTTAGCCTACCTATAGGCGGTAAACTTTTAGCTTTGTTATTCGTCTTGTTTGCGGCCTGGTTTTCTGGCTCAGAAGTAAATGCCAGCCATTACCTTTATTTACTCACTGCCGGTTTACCTCAATTATTTAGTTCAAGCTCAGTGGCTATGCCAAATTTATTAGAAATATTCAATGTACCCAGCTCGATGTATGAATTGTTTTTAGTCTCTGAAAATTTAATTGTGGGTCGTCTTAGCGCGTTACTCTCTGTGGTTTTCTCATCGAGTTTAGCAATATTAATCGCGACAAGTATGCTAAAACAACTTACATTTAAATGGTCAAAATTTAATAAATACTTAATTCTTCTTCCTGTAATATCTGTTGTTGCCTTTCTCGCACTAAGGTTTACTTTTGACAGCATTAGTTATCAATACCAAGGATATACAAAGTTTATTGAACGTGACTTTATTATGTATAACACCAAAAGTAAGGTGTTAGAGGCACCTACTAACGTCAAGGCTAACTCTCAACCCAATGTTGATGTGTTAACTCGTATAAGTAATCGAGGCTTTATTCGTGTTGGTTATTTTAGAGATGACTTACCTTATGCTTTTCATAATAATGAAGGAAAACTTGTCGGTTTCGACATTGAAGTGCTCAATCTACTTGCAGATGATCTAGAAGTAACGATTGAATTTGTACGGATTTTTCATAATGAAGCACAAAAGTTACTCTCTTCAGGTTATTTGGATATGACAACAGGCATTCCTTTAATTCCTAACAATATGAAGAAATTCACATTAACTGTGCCATATAGCAGCCAATCTCTTGCTTTTATTGTTCCAGATGGCAGGCGTAGTGAATTTACTAACTGGGAAAATATTGTTAGTAATGAAGAATTAATTATCGGAATCCCTGAATTATACTATAGTGAAAACTTAGTGAGCCGTCATTTTGAACACGGAAAAATTTGGGAGATTTCCACACCGAGATTATACTTTAAAAAAGAATATGACCATATTGACGCCATGCTTATAGGTGCTCCAACGGCTTCAGCTTGGACATTATTACACCCAGAATATACAGTAGTTACGCCAAAACCAGCACAAGCTCCTTTATCAATGGCATTTGCTATTAATAACAAAGATACAGCGTTTGAATTGTTTATGCGTAACTGGATACAAATAAAAAAACAAAACAACAATATTGATCGATTATTCGAATACTGGATTGCCGGTAAAGAATAG
- a CDS encoding GntR family transcriptional regulator produces MHLINPTKTTAVTTADKVFEQMQYAIVEGDIPAGSKISEPELAKRYQISRSTLREALNRLEKCHLIERKANVGSRVVNCSIEGLLELYITREALEGMACRQAALNMSDQEIEEMKEMLKAHSQTQELKDGIAYYQEEGDLDFHYKVILGSHNKQLIDLICGQLYHLVRMYRCQFGMNSPRASRAFNEHYQIIQAISDRDGELAEMLMRRHIAASRKNIENKIMQQALSEVNENK; encoded by the coding sequence ATGCATTTAATAAACCCTACAAAGACTACAGCAGTAACAACAGCAGATAAAGTATTTGAACAAATGCAGTACGCTATTGTTGAAGGTGACATTCCAGCAGGAAGTAAAATAAGTGAGCCGGAATTAGCAAAGCGTTACCAAATTAGTCGTTCTACTTTGCGTGAAGCGTTAAATCGTTTAGAGAAGTGTCATTTGATTGAGCGTAAAGCAAATGTGGGCTCTAGAGTTGTAAACTGTTCTATTGAAGGTTTACTTGAGCTTTACATCACAAGAGAAGCGCTTGAAGGTATGGCTTGTCGTCAAGCAGCACTAAATATGTCTGATCAAGAAATTGAAGAGATGAAAGAAATGCTTAAAGCGCACAGCCAAACGCAAGAATTAAAAGATGGTATTGCTTATTATCAAGAAGAGGGTGACCTCGACTTTCATTATAAGGTCATTCTAGGTAGTCATAATAAGCAGCTAATCGATTTGATTTGTGGCCAATTGTATCACTTAGTTCGAATGTATCGTTGTCAGTTTGGTATGAATAGCCCAAGAGCAAGTCGTGCTTTTAATGAACATTATCAAATTATTCAAGCAATTAGTGATAGAGATGGTGAATTGGCTGAAATGTTAATGCGTCGTCATATCGCTGCATCAAGAAAAAATATTGAAAACAAAATAATGCAACAAGCGTTGTCAGAAGTTAACGAAAATAAGTAG
- the apbC gene encoding iron-sulfur cluster carrier protein ApbC: MFGKFFNNKSENKKSPTKSPLFNDSKSALPVLNLTIAEKIQVIEETLTTYQSINFPQGVLVVCTHFEVNTKKSNKILVELTMPFPCQGELDILAVTLSNSFAQQVDFKITLAINAVRSSSLNGGKVKNIIAIASGKGGVGKSTTAVNIAYALIAEGAKVGILDADIYGPSIPTLLGLKNAKPSSKDGKLMIPLEAHGLHAMSIGFLVDEGDATVWRGPMASGAFNQLLNETAWPELDYLLIDMPPGTGDIQLTLAQKVPVAAAVIVTTPQDIALIDAEKGIAMFDKVQVPVLGIIENMSYHLCENCGHKSHVFGEAGGEKMAKSKKTQLLGQLPLDINIRQDADFGESDIIENSTGDIASLYRRIARNITGQLFLQLDNASPLTATVKYTD; this comes from the coding sequence ATGTTCGGTAAATTCTTCAATAATAAAAGTGAAAATAAAAAATCACCTACTAAGTCGCCACTTTTTAACGATTCTAAAAGTGCTTTACCTGTTCTAAACTTAACAATAGCAGAAAAAATTCAAGTAATAGAAGAAACATTAACAACGTATCAATCAATAAATTTCCCTCAAGGTGTTCTGGTTGTTTGTACCCATTTTGAAGTAAACACCAAAAAATCAAATAAAATACTTGTTGAGTTAACCATGCCTTTTCCTTGTCAGGGAGAGTTAGATATTTTGGCAGTTACCTTATCTAATTCCTTTGCTCAGCAAGTTGATTTTAAAATAACACTTGCTATCAATGCAGTACGCTCATCTTCTCTTAATGGCGGTAAGGTTAAAAATATTATTGCTATTGCTTCTGGTAAAGGTGGAGTAGGTAAGTCGACTACCGCGGTAAATATTGCTTATGCGCTAATAGCGGAAGGGGCTAAGGTTGGTATTTTAGATGCGGATATATATGGTCCCTCTATTCCTACATTGTTAGGACTAAAAAATGCTAAACCAAGCTCTAAAGATGGCAAGTTAATGATTCCGTTAGAAGCACATGGTTTACATGCTATGTCGATAGGCTTTCTTGTTGATGAGGGAGATGCAACAGTTTGGCGAGGCCCTATGGCTAGTGGTGCTTTTAATCAATTACTTAATGAAACGGCGTGGCCTGAATTAGATTATTTATTAATTGATATGCCACCAGGAACTGGTGATATTCAATTAACGTTAGCGCAAAAAGTACCTGTAGCCGCTGCCGTAATTGTCACTACGCCACAAGATATTGCCTTGATTGATGCTGAAAAAGGAATTGCTATGTTTGATAAGGTGCAAGTACCTGTTTTAGGTATTATTGAGAACATGAGTTATCACTTATGTGAAAACTGTGGCCATAAGAGTCATGTGTTTGGTGAAGCAGGTGGAGAGAAAATGGCAAAATCAAAAAAAACACAGTTACTTGGTCAATTACCGCTTGATATTAATATCCGTCAAGATGCTGATTTTGGTGAATCAGATATCATTGAAAATAGCACTGGTGATATAGCATCTTTGTACCGTAGAATAGCGCGTAATATTACAGGGCAACTTTTTCTGCAACTTGATAATGCTAGCCCACTAACGGCAACGGTTAAATATACAGACTAA
- the prpC gene encoding bifunctional 2-methylcitrate synthase/citrate synthase, producing MTEKKLSGAGLRGQSAGETKLCTVGKSGSGLTYCGYDVADLAENSTFEEVAYLLFNGELPNQTQLDTYKSELKALRDLPDAVKEVLKLIPKDTHPMDVMRTGCSMLGNIEPENDFSEEKEAANRLLAAFPAIMCYWYKFSHDGVEIDCMTDEDSLGGHFLRLLNQEEPSEQHKRVMDVSLILYAEHEFNASTFTARVCASTLSDMFSCVTGAIGTLRGPLHGGANEAAMDMIEKFKSPADAKEQMAGMLERKEKIMGFGHAIYRTSDPRNTVIKAWSEKLAAENGDTSLYDISVACEEFMWDTKKLFCNADFFHASTYNYMGIPTKLFTPIFVCSRLTGWAAHVMEQRSNNRIIRPSADYTGSEPRTVTPIAQR from the coding sequence ATGACTGAAAAAAAATTAAGTGGTGCAGGCCTTAGAGGCCAAAGCGCAGGCGAAACTAAACTTTGTACTGTAGGGAAATCAGGCAGTGGGTTAACATATTGTGGTTATGATGTGGCAGATCTAGCTGAAAACTCAACATTTGAAGAAGTAGCCTACTTACTTTTTAACGGTGAGTTACCAAACCAAACACAATTAGATACTTATAAATCAGAATTAAAAGCATTACGTGATTTACCTGATGCTGTAAAAGAAGTATTAAAGCTTATTCCTAAAGATACACACCCTATGGATGTAATGCGTACGGGGTGTTCTATGCTAGGTAATATTGAACCTGAAAATGATTTTTCTGAGGAAAAAGAGGCTGCAAATCGTTTATTAGCGGCTTTCCCTGCAATCATGTGTTATTGGTATAAATTTTCACATGACGGTGTTGAAATTGACTGTATGACTGATGAAGATTCTTTAGGTGGTCATTTTTTACGTTTATTAAACCAAGAAGAGCCGTCAGAGCAACATAAGCGTGTAATGGATGTTTCATTAATATTATATGCCGAGCATGAATTTAACGCATCAACATTTACCGCACGTGTTTGTGCGTCAACATTATCAGATATGTTTTCATGTGTTACTGGTGCTATTGGTACGTTACGTGGTCCACTTCATGGTGGTGCTAACGAAGCAGCAATGGATATGATTGAAAAATTTAAGTCACCTGCTGATGCAAAAGAGCAAATGGCAGGTATGTTAGAGCGTAAAGAAAAAATCATGGGTTTTGGTCATGCGATTTATCGTACTTCAGATCCTCGTAACACAGTGATTAAGGCATGGTCTGAAAAATTAGCGGCTGAAAATGGAGATACGTCTTTATACGATATTTCAGTTGCTTGTGAAGAATTCATGTGGGACACCAAAAAGTTATTCTGTAATGCTGATTTTTTCCATGCTTCTACTTATAACTATATGGGTATTCCAACTAAATTGTTTACACCTATTTTTGTGTGCTCGCGCTTAACAGGTTGGGCTGCTCATGTAATGGAACAGCGTTCTAATAACCGCATTATTCGTCCAAGTGCTGATTATACTGGCTCTGAACCACGTACCGTAACGCCAATCGCGCAACGATAA
- the rcsF gene encoding Rcs stress response system protein RcsF, with protein sequence MTIKLCVSPLLLLLASCSNNFVSTNIDKDNFNDYFSAGKVKIYQSEKDIEASYQLVGIVEGQDCQIKAHHAVPDEINARTEARRQASDKGANGIVFSQCALLSHDRLVQLNNSTDAQQCHAIVICYAKAYAVEVTQ encoded by the coding sequence ATGACAATAAAGCTATGTGTTAGCCCTTTACTGCTTTTATTAGCAAGTTGTAGTAACAATTTTGTCTCAACAAACATTGATAAAGATAACTTTAATGATTATTTCTCTGCCGGTAAGGTTAAAATTTACCAAAGTGAAAAAGACATTGAGGCTAGTTATCAGTTAGTGGGGATTGTTGAAGGTCAAGATTGCCAAATTAAAGCCCATCACGCCGTACCTGATGAGATTAATGCACGCACTGAAGCAAGACGTCAGGCCTCTGATAAAGGTGCTAATGGTATTGTTTTTTCACAATGTGCCTTATTATCGCATGATCGACTAGTTCAGCTAAATAACAGTACCGATGCCCAACAGTGCCATGCCATTGTTATTTGTTATGCTAAAGCTTACGCTGTTGAAGTAACACAGTAA
- the prpB gene encoding methylisocitrate lyase translates to MIKHSLDKPKSAGAKFRQALMNNKPLQVVGTINAYCAMMAEQLGHQAIYLSGGGVANASYGLPDLGMTSLNDVVADVARITSASSLPLLVDIDTGWGGAFNIAKTVRDMEKAGAAAVHIEDQVAQKRCGHRPNKEIVSTEEMADRIRAAVDARIDPDFFIMARTDAFAQEGIEAALERAKAYVAAGADGIFAEAVKTEEHYRAFTEALDVPVLANITEFGETELWNKEQLGEWGCAMVLYPLSAFRAMNKAAESVYKTLLADGDQKAEIENMQTRMDLYDYLGYHDYEQKLDALFSEGKNK, encoded by the coding sequence ATGATTAAGCATTCACTCGATAAACCAAAGTCTGCTGGCGCTAAATTTCGCCAAGCATTAATGAATAATAAACCACTTCAAGTTGTTGGTACTATCAATGCCTATTGCGCAATGATGGCTGAACAATTGGGCCACCAAGCTATTTACTTATCAGGTGGTGGTGTCGCTAATGCTTCTTATGGCTTACCTGATTTAGGAATGACTTCTTTAAACGACGTAGTGGCTGATGTAGCACGAATTACCAGTGCATCCTCTTTACCATTATTAGTTGATATCGATACAGGTTGGGGTGGAGCATTTAATATAGCTAAAACCGTACGTGATATGGAAAAAGCTGGTGCTGCCGCTGTTCATATAGAAGATCAAGTGGCACAAAAACGTTGTGGCCATCGACCAAATAAAGAAATTGTATCAACTGAAGAAATGGCAGATCGTATTCGCGCAGCGGTAGATGCACGTATTGATCCTGATTTTTTCATTATGGCGCGTACTGATGCGTTTGCTCAAGAAGGCATAGAAGCAGCACTTGAACGTGCAAAAGCTTATGTTGCAGCAGGTGCTGATGGTATTTTTGCTGAAGCCGTTAAAACAGAAGAGCATTATCGTGCTTTTACTGAAGCCTTAGATGTGCCTGTATTAGCCAATATCACTGAATTTGGTGAAACCGAGTTATGGAACAAAGAACAGTTAGGCGAGTGGGGCTGTGCCATGGTGCTTTACCCATTATCAGCTTTTCGTGCAATGAATAAAGCAGCAGAATCGGTTTATAAAACCTTATTAGCTGACGGCGATCAAAAAGCTGAGATAGAGAACATGCAAACGCGTATGGACTTATATGATTACCTTGGGTATCACGATTATGAACAAAAGTTAGATGCGCTTTTTTCTGAAGGTAAAAACAAATAA
- the metG gene encoding methionine--tRNA ligase yields the protein MSIATSSQTLPKKRKILVTCALPYANGSIHLGHLLEHIQTDIWVRFQRMRGHETYFVCADDAHGTPIMLKAQELGITPEEMINAVRDEHMADFADFHISFDNYHTTHCDENQALSSDIYSKLHAKGHIKTRTISQLYDPEKGMFLPDRFIKGTCPKCKSEDENGDSCDKCGATYSPTEVINPRSVVSGATPVLKDSEHYFFDLPAFEGMLKEWIRSGALQEEMANKLSEWFEQGLKQWDISRDAPYFGFEIPNAPGKFFYVWLDAPIGYMGSFKNLCNKKPEIDFDSFWAENSDAELYHFIGKDIIYFHSLFWPAVLEGAGYRKPTSVFAHGFVTVNGEKMSKSKGTFIKGRTYLDHLNPEYLRYYYAAKLTNRIDDLDLNLEDFAQRVNSDLVGKVVNIASRCESFISKRFDGMLSTNIDNQALADEVMNAGDSIAAHYESRDFGRGMREIMALADKVNEYIAVKEPWQLVKDETKQQEVQDICSLGINMFRTLMIYLKPVLPVLADSTAAFLNDELIWDGHKKLLTDHKINKFKALLQRVDMDKVNAVTEASKENLAAISTDGKKEKTNDKKKKQEKVVDNSAALANPLAADPISEEIQFDDFAKIDLRIVKIVNAEHVEKANKLLKLTLALDNDGTETRQVFAGIKSAYQPEDLIGKHTVMVANLAPRKMRFGMSEGMVLAAGPGGEDLWVLNPDDGAQPGMRVK from the coding sequence ATGTCTATAGCTACTTCTTCGCAAACATTACCAAAAAAGCGCAAAATATTAGTTACTTGCGCATTACCTTACGCCAATGGTTCAATTCATTTAGGTCATTTACTTGAGCATATTCAAACAGATATTTGGGTAAGATTTCAACGAATGCGCGGGCATGAGACTTATTTTGTTTGTGCCGATGACGCTCATGGCACGCCTATTATGCTTAAAGCTCAAGAATTAGGTATAACACCAGAAGAAATGATTAACGCAGTTCGTGATGAACATATGGCTGATTTTGCTGATTTCCATATTAGTTTTGATAACTATCACACAACACATTGTGATGAAAACCAGGCTTTATCAAGTGATATATATAGTAAATTACATGCTAAAGGCCATATAAAAACACGTACTATTTCTCAACTTTACGATCCAGAAAAAGGCATGTTTTTACCTGACCGTTTTATCAAAGGCACCTGCCCTAAATGTAAATCAGAAGATGAAAATGGTGATAGCTGCGATAAATGTGGCGCAACTTATTCACCTACAGAAGTTATTAATCCTCGTTCAGTAGTTTCGGGGGCAACACCAGTATTAAAAGATTCTGAACATTACTTCTTCGACTTACCAGCCTTTGAAGGCATGTTGAAGGAATGGATTCGCAGTGGCGCATTACAAGAAGAAATGGCCAACAAACTATCTGAGTGGTTTGAACAAGGTTTAAAACAGTGGGATATTAGCCGTGATGCACCTTACTTTGGTTTCGAAATTCCAAATGCCCCAGGTAAATTTTTCTATGTATGGTTAGATGCTCCTATTGGTTACATGGGTAGCTTTAAAAATCTATGTAATAAAAAGCCAGAAATTGATTTTGACAGTTTTTGGGCTGAAAATTCAGACGCTGAGCTTTATCACTTTATTGGTAAAGATATTATTTATTTCCATAGTTTATTTTGGCCAGCAGTACTTGAAGGTGCCGGTTACCGTAAACCAACAAGCGTTTTCGCTCATGGTTTTGTGACGGTAAATGGCGAAAAAATGTCTAAATCAAAAGGTACCTTTATTAAAGGTCGTACCTACTTAGATCATTTAAACCCTGAATATTTGCGTTATTACTATGCAGCTAAATTAACTAATCGCATTGATGACTTAGATTTAAATCTAGAAGATTTTGCTCAGCGTGTTAATTCTGATTTAGTCGGTAAAGTAGTAAACATTGCCTCACGTTGTGAAAGTTTTATCTCTAAACGTTTTGATGGCATGTTATCAACTAATATTGACAACCAAGCACTTGCTGATGAAGTGATGAACGCTGGTGACAGTATTGCCGCACATTATGAGAGTCGTGATTTTGGTCGTGGTATGCGTGAAATTATGGCACTTGCTGATAAAGTTAATGAGTACATTGCTGTAAAAGAACCTTGGCAGCTAGTTAAAGACGAAACTAAACAGCAAGAAGTACAAGATATTTGCTCTTTAGGTATCAACATGTTCCGTACCTTAATGATTTATTTAAAACCTGTATTACCAGTACTTGCCGATAGCACAGCTGCATTTTTAAATGATGAATTAATTTGGGATGGTCATAAAAAACTACTAACTGATCATAAAATTAATAAGTTTAAAGCACTGTTACAACGTGTAGATATGGATAAAGTTAATGCAGTAACAGAAGCCTCGAAAGAAAACTTAGCGGCTATAAGCACAGACGGTAAAAAAGAAAAAACAAACGATAAGAAAAAGAAACAAGAAAAAGTTGTCGATAATTCTGCTGCACTTGCTAATCCATTAGCTGCAGATCCTATTAGTGAAGAAATTCAGTTCGATGATTTTGCTAAAATTGATTTACGAATTGTTAAAATAGTTAATGCTGAGCATGTTGAGAAAGCCAATAAACTGCTTAAATTAACATTAGCACTTGATAATGACGGCACGGAAACTCGTCAAGTATTTGCTGGTATAAAATCGGCTTATCAGCCTGAAGACTTAATTGGCAAGCATACGGTTATGGTAGCCAATTTAGCGCCTCGTAAGATGCGCTTTGGCATGTCTGAAGGCATGGTGTTAGCTGCAGGCCCAGGCGGTGAAGATTTATGGGTATTGAATCCTGATGATGGTGCACAGCCTGGTATGCGAGTTAAATAA